The Vairimorpha necatrix chromosome 11, complete sequence genome window below encodes:
- a CDS encoding putative magnesium transporter: protein MLIFSCMSFLYSVPIPCTHDKDCFIKNRPDIHTSYCVNNICSKLLPPAEHCTMPQQCASYSFYGPIACSAQCKVENECMISKFIESTYCCLPIPENKRCNPNRPSQLSGCDIKQSCVFKNNHYLCSYESSNSKWIIGAILSILGNVLINTGVNIQKLSYTKNNIKIFLHNFDTFNIGMIIYIVGKLSGYLSYIFGNQSLLAVLSATGLVSNSILAPLINDEIFTYKDLAAIFFVFTGTTFIIFNTKVSHKSYSLCELLKLYHKPSIILYFFTILFFIIFLYWFIRYVETNSRFNEDNNRLFYSENVYFDDDGYIIKYFMVLMYVLLSSFIASFTTLCIKSLAEIIDKTISEENQFKYFVTYVFIGGLVLCTFGQIYWLNRGLKRYDALLVVPIFHITWSILSIVTAGIYFQEFEHYDWSQFRNFFIGLGIIFIGSMFLSTRIINKNSLTSKEEKID, encoded by the coding sequence atGTTGATATTTTCTTGTATGAGTTTCCTCTACTCAGTTCCCATTCCTTGTACTCATGACAAAGATTGTTTCATTAAAAACAGACCAGACATCCACACTTCTTACTGCGTAAACAACATTTGCTCAAAATTACTCCCACCCGCCGAACATTGTACAATGCCACAACAGTGCGCGTCTTACTCGTTTTACGGCCCAATTGCGTGTTCCGCGCAGTGTAAAGTCGAAAATGAATGTATGATTTccaaatttatagaatcCACTTATTGTTGCCTACCTATTCCAGAAAACAAGAGATGTAATCCAAACAGACCCAGTCAGCTTAGTGGTTGCGATATAAAACAATCATGCGTTTTTAAGAATAATCATTATCTTTGTAGTTACGAATCTTCTAATTCTAAATGGATTATAGGTGCTATATTAAGTATATTAGGAAATGTATTAATTAATACTGGTgttaatatacaaaaattatcatatacaaaaaacaatataaaaatctttttacaCAATTTTGATACATTTAATATTGGtatgataatttatatagttGGCAAATTGTCAGGATATTTATCATACATTTTCGGAAACCAATCACTTCTGGCTGTACTAAGCGCTACAGGTTTAGTCTCAAACTCGATTCTGGCGCCTTTAATCAATGACGAAATTTTTACTTACAAAGATCTCGCGGCcatttttttcgtttttacAGGTACCACATTCATAATCTTTAATACTAAAGTATCACATAAATCTTATTCATTATGTGAAttactaaaattatacCACAAGCCTTCAAttattctatatttttttactatattattttttataatttttttatattggtTTATAAGATACGTAGAAACTAATAGTAGGTTTAATGAAGATAATAATAGACTTTTTTACAGtgaaaatgtttattttgatGATGACGGGtacattataaaatattttatggtGCTTATGTATGTTTTACTTAGTTCGTTTATAGCGTCATTTACGACGCTTTGTATTAAATCTTTGGCGGAGATTATTGATAAAACGATAAGTGAAGAGAACcagtttaaatattttgtaacttatgtttttataggCGGGTTAGTTTTGTGTACATTTGGACAGATTTATTGGTTAAATAGGGGGTTAAAAAGGTATGATGCGTTATTAGTAGTGcctatttttcatattacTTGGTCTATACTTAGTATAGTGACGGCGGGAATATATTTCCAGGAGTTTGAGCATTATGACTGGAGTCAGTTTAGGAATTTCTTTATAGGATTGgggattatttttataggGTCGATGTTTTTAAGTACACgaattattaataagaACAGTTTAACAAGTAAAGAGGAGAAAAtagattaa